The DNA segment AACTGAAAGCTGTTGTCCAAAATCAAGACTATCTGTGATCTTGCCTGTTGAAATAAGGAAGAACTGAAAGCTGAAAATAGCAAAAATCGTTGCAGATAGTTATGAAGTTGAAATAAGGAAGAACTGAAAGTAAACAGCGTCAAGATAGTAAAACAGAGATTCGCGTTGAAATAAGGAAGAACTGAAAGACTTGATCAGAACACAAAAATATTCGAATTCTAAGTTGAAATAAGGAAGAACTGAAAGGCGATAAATAAAGAAAAAGGAATAATACTGGATAGTTGAAATAAGGAAGAACTGAAAGACCTATGTATCGGAACCGTTCATAGAACAAGGGCGTTGAAATAAGGAAGAACTGAAAGTAAAGTATAAATTGCCACTCCAATATCTCTGTTGAAATAAGGAAGAACTGAAAGATATTTCTTTGCCTGCGCAAACTGTTTAACCAAGTGTTGAAATAAGGAAGAACTGAAAGTTTGTTTTATTTATTGAAGGTCTCATTACTCTTCGTTGAAATAAGGAAGAACTGAAAGAGTGCCAGGCTCAAGGACTCAAGCAACGCTTATAGTTGAAATAAGGAAGAACTGAAAGACGCCACTAGGTCTTATATAAACGTCAAAATCAGTTGAAATAAGGAAGAACTGAAAGACAACCGCTAAAAATCCATCTAGTGCTATTTCTTGTTGAAATAAGGAAGAACTGAAAGTAAAAATAGATGAAAATGGAGAAATAAAAACAAGTTGAAATAAGGAAGAACTGAAAGAAATATAAACCATAAATCGTCAACAATTAAGCTAGTTGAAATAAGGAAGAACTGAAAGCCAGAGTAAGAATGTGCTATGTCGCAAAATTATCCGTTGAAATAAGGAAGAACTGAAAGTAAAATGGGAGGAAATAGAGGAAGTTGAGTATAGAGTTGAAATAAGGAAGAACTGAAAGCTAAAGAAAGATGAAGGTAATCAAACATAAATCAGTTGAAATAAGGAAGAACTGAAAGATTCTCGGTCCATTCCTCTGAGGAACGACGTCGGGTTGAAATAAGGAAGAACTGAAAGAAAAAGCCGTTATTTGGTTTGTGGGGGCTATCTTGTTGAAATAAGGAAGAACTGAAAGACAGGATTGGTATTGGGCACACAGGGGGCTCTATACTTGTTGAAATAAGGAAGAACTGAAAGTATCTTCCCTCTTCGCATCTCTCCATGAACATTTGTTGAAATAAGGAAGAACTGAAAGCGCAGAGTTCTACTTGCCAGACGACGTGGCATTAGTTGAAATAAGGAAGAACTGAAAGCTTGAAGGTCTAACATTTACATATGTTGCAGATGAGTTGAAATAAGGAAGAACTGAAAGGAAATTACAAAGAAATGGACATTTTTAGCAATATCGTTGAAATAAGGAAGAACTGAAAGCGCCTTCCTGTCTGCCTCTTACGACAACATATCCGTTGAAATAAGGAAGAACTGAAAGTAGCCTGATTGAATTTGGCGAATCTAATAGTAGGCTTGTTGAAATAAGGAAGAACTGAAAGTTCAGATCTCTTTTGTCAAGAGCATTATCGAATTTGTTGAAATAAGGAAGAACTGAAAGTCATACTCGGAATAGTGAGACTCTGTTTCTTTAAGTTGAAATAAGGAAGAACTGAAAGCATTAGGGTTTAAAATATGTTAGACAAATATTTTCAGTTGAAATAAGGAAGAACTGAAAGAGGTCATCAACTACGCATCAACGAACATATTAGCCCCTTACCAGTTGAAATAAGGAAGAACTGAAAGGGCAGAATTTGTGGCAGAAGCAATAAGGGAAAAAGTTGAAATAAGGAAGAACTGAAAGATTCAGTATCACAAAGAATCAAAAATTATTTTTTAGTTGAAATAAGGAAGAACTGAAAGCTCTGATAATGTATCAATTGCTATGTTTGAATTTCTGTTGAAATAAGGAAGAACTGAAAGCAATTCCTGATATAAACAAAGTGGCAGAGATAACAAGTTGAAATAAGGAAGAACTGAAAGGTGTGGTATGAGCAAACATTCACTGAAGATGAGAGTTGAAATAAGGAAGAACTGAAAGGAAACGATCTTAAACAACTCATCCAAATTATCTTGTTGAAATAAGGAAGAACTGAAAGCGAATGAAACCGCAAATTAATTCATTTTTTCTCAGTTGAAATAAGGAAGAACTGAAAGACACACGCCAATATATCATCCACCCGACGAAGTGGGTTGAAATAAGGAAGAACTGAAAGCTTTCAGCGATTACGGGAACAACAGTCGTCCCATTGTTGAAATAAGGAAGAACTGAAAGCTGATAGTCCTTTGTCGTAACAATAGTCACTATAGTTGAAATAAGGAAGAACTGAAAGTTCTACTATTACATGGATCTTATCGACAACCTCACGTTAAAATAAGGAAGAACTGAAAGCTATTCCTTCTGGTTCACCATATGGTGTACGTCTGTTGAAATAAGGAAGAACTGAAAGACAATTGCACGAATAAAATATTTTAAATTCGGTAGTTGAAATAAGGAAGAACTGAAAGCTTCTTCACTCATTTTTCTCGCCAAGAATAATTGTTGAAATAAGGAAGAACTGAAAGCTTTTTGTCTGTTCCGACGGTATATATTTGTAGAGTTGAAATAAGGAAGAACTGAAAGGAACCTGCCGACAGACCAGACATCTTAGGGAAATGTTGAAATAAGGAAGAACTGAAAGTCCAGGAGAGACTGCCTAGTGAGGAGGAGGTCAGGTTGAAATAAGGAAGAACTGAAAGAGCGCACAAACTCGCTTTGTGATATGCCTAATTGGTTGAAATAAGGAAGAACTGAAAGTCGTAACCGTATATCCTTCCTACGAAATATAACAGTTGAAATAAGGAAGAACTGAAAGTCATACTTCTCATAAGGAATGTTGAAATCCTTGAGTTGAAATAAGGAAGAACTGAAAGTTGGTAGGGGTGGGAGAAGATGACTAACGAAGAAAGTTGAAATAAGGAAGAACTGAAAGAGGTTATTGTTCCTGGTGTGTTTAAATAGCATGTGTTGAAATAAGGAAGAACTGAAAGGCAAAATATGAAGGGGAATTTATAAACGCATATAGTTGAAATAAGGAAGAACTGAAAGAACTATCCTTACATCCTCTAATACCTCACCGCCGTTGAAATAAGGAAGAACTGAAAGTTTCTTAGGTAGGTAATCTTTGCAATTCCGAAATCAGTTGAAATAAGGAAGAACTGAAAGCTACAAAAGATTTTTAGAGAGTTTCGAATAATGCGTGTTGAAATAAGGAAGAACTGAAAGCTCAATATTGTGTAGTAGAATAAATTATAATTGGTTGAAATAAAGAAGAACTGAAAGCTTTGTCTGATATGAAGAAATTTTGGAGTTTTTGTGTTGAAATAAGGAAAAACTGAAAGGTCACCTTAACCAAACTCTCTGTATTTCTTTAACTCGGTCAAAATCCTTATCTTCACTTATTATTTTACTAATTGAGTTATTTAACATTACGGCGACGTGAAATGAGTCAGAAGGCTTTAGGTCGTATTTTAACATTATGTCCTTTGCCTTCTCATAATCTTCCTTTCTTATAGGAAGGATAAGGGAGTTAGGTAAGACAATCTCGTCTAGAAAGCTTATCGTATCGTTAAAGTTCACGTTATACTTCTTCTTTGAAATATAAATCACCTCATCTATAACTAATGGGTCTAAAGCTAGTCGATCTTCTTGTAATATTTTAATATAAAAATTTTCCACTTCCTTAACACCCAAATTCAAATATATGAGAAAGTTTGCGTCAAGAAAAATCATCGAATTCCTCCTCAAGGCTTGAATGAGCCAAGTCTCCTAATTTAGCGCTTTTCGCATAAGATGATATTTTAGCGTAATGCCCCTCGAGTCTTTTTAAAATCTCGTTTATGTCAACATTTCTCTCAGGCTCAAGGACGATTTTTCCGTCACGTATGCTAAGAATGAGCTTATCACCTTCCTTTATGCCTAAGAGGTCCCTGATATCCTTAGGAATAATTATGTAACCTTTCTTTCCAACTTCCACCCTCAGAGTCAAACCAACTTCCCTATGGTTAAACTAGCTAAACCAATATTTAAATATTTATAGCAACATCCCATGCAAAAAAGGCTAGACTAAGGAAGCCTACCTTTGACAGACTGTTCTTCTCATATTGATCGTGGGTGTCGGATCAGCTTGATGCAATTCCACACTAAACTTATAAGGATTGAAGAATAGAACTTTTTATGGAGAGATCACTAGTACTCCTAATACTTTCGTTTTCCATCTTCTTCCCAATACTTTCACTTAATACCACGAGCTCTATATATCCTTGCCACATACTCAATTTACCGCCTTGCACTTACAAGTCAGCGATGGTCTCTTCGTAGTCTACTACTCTTCAGCCCCTATATACTTCGTAGTAAATAATTTGGAAGGAATAACATTGTTCTCCATACAATCATCTTCCTACTATGGCTTTGCCACCGGGAGAGTACAAAGTCCTCTTCATAAATAACGTCTCAAAGACTTGCGTCACGATCCAGATTTACATTGGAGATGGTAGGCCTTATCCAACTGGCATAGCTGACTATGGTATACAAGTAGTGAACGGAGTGGTTAAACCTTACGTTGAAAAGTTCGACGAAGTGGTAGCTCAGATCTACTCAATCTCGGCCTACAACGCCTCGTTAAATAATTATGGCGCGTCCCAGTCCTCCAAGTTAATACTTTGTACGGCAGTCAAGAATATTGGTTACAGAACGTCATCAACTTCATGACAAATACTAGTGAGTACAGGTTTGTCGATAACATTTGGAACTTTACGTCTTGTTATAGCGAGTTGAACTCTAGCTCTATCATAGGAAAAGGGGGTGTAAGCTGGTTCATTGAAGGGTTAGGAATAAACGACTACTACAGTTATGCAACAGAATGGTTTAATATGTCTTATCCCTTAAACGTCGCTTTATTTATAAGAGTGTCCACTGTTCCACAAGGCGTGGAAGTGCTCTTTGGCTACATCAACTCTACCTCGTGCGTTATTTACGATAATGTAACTATCAAGGTGCCTTGCGTGACCTCAGCTTACCTCCTAGTTAGCGGTTATAACACTACTGGCAGTGGGAATGCATATGACACTGAGTTCGTGTTTGGTGGCGAAAAGTGTGTAACTTCATTCAACTCGCTCAACGCAATAATCTACATGTTTTACGTTAATGGTAAAGACATATTTACTCCCAAAACCTTATTCCCCTTTGGCATAGACACTGCCGAAGCCTCTAACAACTTGTTCACAGTCCCCTACAATGGGGCTTATAAAGTAGAGGTAGGGGAATGCAATGAGGTCGTTTTGACAAATTCCGGCTCCCCCATAGTTGTAAAAGTTAACGGGTCTAGGGCTAGGGCAAACTGCTAGGGTAGAACTAGACATCAGCGGGGGTACACCACCTTACTTTGTAGAGATAGGGAACGAGAAATACCTAGACCTTTTCTTGGGGAAGACGTATTACTGCGTAAAACCCAACATAACCGGTGAAATAACTTACCCAATCAAAGTAGAGGACGTATGTGGCAATGTCATTGACTTAGTATATTCACTAAAGGTCAACCCAGACCCAGTAGTTATCATAACCCCCTCTAGGAACGCTACTGACGTGGGGATTCCAATATCCTTTAACGCAACAGTAATTGGCGGTACAAAACCTTATATTAAAGTCTGGTACGTCAACGGTACCCCTGTTTCTAATGAGGATGTGTTATACTACAACTTCACCTCGCCCGGAGTCTACAACGTAACCTTAAAGGTCGTTGACTCGGTAAACTTCACTGCAGTAAATTCAGTGACAATCAAGGTAAATGATTACCCAACACTAAATGTGAGCTATAACTTACACTACGACTTTTTAGTATACGCCTCATCTGTAAACTTATCTAGTAAAGTATTTGGGGGCACACCGCCTTACACCTACACAGTTTACGTCAATGGGCGCGAGTATTACGTTGGTAACAATCTCTCGATAAACGTACCAATCGATGCTGGCAAAAATAACATCACCGTAGTCGTTAAGGACTCTCTAGGTCTAACCAAGGCAGAGACTATATTAGTGTATGGCGGTTTTAACTGGTTTCTTATCTTGGTTATCATAACTTTAATCGTTGTTATAACTATAATACTAATGAAAAGGAGACGTTAGCTATTGTTTTTCCCTTGGCTTATTGAAGGACTAACGACTTGGGGAATTACCCTAAGGAAGTACAATGAAAGAGTGAGTACTTAAAAAAGGGGTGACGCTAAGGTAGCTGAGGAGTTCAACCTCGAAGAATAAGGCAGGCAGTATACTCACCTCCTATCTCCCAGAACTTGCTGCTTCACTAAGCTCACAATAAGCGACAATGGAGAATGCTGGAAGAAAAACTACTTAAAATTGACTAAAAAACCTCTTTAAGGAAGAGTTGAAATAAGATATTAGCTTTCAGTATTTCAACTGATAGACAAGAACTTGCTGACCTAAGCTTTGACCTTTCAGTTCTTCCTTATGATTATGGGCAGGAAAACAAGGTCCTTAGTCTTGTGTAGTTAGTGGGTTGTCGTGATTGATTATACTCTCTTGACCCACAGATTGTACTCTAATGTTAGAAAAATTATGCAGAGTAATCTGGTATTACTCTTGCTACCACAGTTGCGGTCTCCACTATTTTGTTTCTCTCTAGTTATAAAATTACTAACTCTTACCTTGTAAAAGATCCTTTATAGGTGAAGGACAACATACACATGAGCTCTCCCGTGCATCATATAAAGGCTAAGCAGTATTTGTCACTATTCTTAACCCCTATCCCCCTCCCAGTGTTTATGATGTAATCTGAAAGCTTCTCGTCCCTCACTACTAAAAAGAGTTGTTTACCGATGCTGACCGGGTTACCGTTCTCGTCCTCAAACTTACAGCCCAACAGCTCAAGGAAAGTTGACGACACGATTTTGTTTGCCAGCCCCTCAAGCTTCTTTTGGTCACAGTTAGCAACTACAGCAGACCTTCCAACGCCCTTGAGTTCGAATATGTTATTTTCGACCTCAAAGGAGAAGTTCCTCATGATGGTGCCCAAGTCAGCTTCACTACTTATACTCCCTAACTTGTACTTCACTTGTGGACCAGTGAATCTAAAATAGTAAAGCAGGGAGAGTGAGGAGATGTCGCCTATGTACGGGATTCCTTTATTCCAGCTTTCCATATTCATTTGGTGCCCAGTCAACCTTTCGTATACCGCTATCGCAGAGTTTATTAGGAGGAACTCCCTAAAACTCTGGTCTCCATAGTCTATTTCATTGATCGACGGGTAAGTCTTAATTATCCACTCAACGAACTCCTCGTAGGTCATCCCATCTTTCAAGCCATTCCCCACCTTCGGTAGGACTAGGTCTATCTTACACTCCTCCATCTTCCTCCCCACTCTGCCTATAGCTTGAATTACAGCCTCTGAAAAGAACCTGGCAATTAACCCGTAGGAAACGTTAGGATAATCTACGCCTTGAGTTATTGCAGAACTGCCTACTACAAAAACATCATCTTCCCCGCAGTACTCACCCTTTATCGAAGTCTTACAAACTACGCGTATTCCAAACCTATCGTGTAATGCCTTAGCTATTTCCAAGGCTTGAGAAACCTTGTCCACTACTATAATCCCCCTCTGCTTCTTCTCCTTAAGTTCATTATAAACATTGTCCAGGAGGCCTTTGTGGATGAGATCTGGTATTTCATCACCAGCATTAACGAAGCGAGAGAGCTTCGTTTTCCCTTTGCTATCTACGAATATTAACCTAACCTTCGCCCTCCCCCTCACTAACACATTCCCTTTCCTCGCGTTTATCCTCTTAAAATGAAAGTTGCCCCCATATTCCACCTTAAGCCCATCCTCTATCTTCTTTATCTTTTCTTCAGAAGGTGTAGCAGAGGACAAAATTAGGGAAAAGTCGTGGTCGTGTATCCTCTTTATTATTTTCAGCGTTATTATCAAGGAAGAGAGCTGGTAATTATCGTAGAGGTGGAACTCGTCTACAAATATCATGTCACCTTTAAAAAGGTTGAGGAAGAGGCCCAGCCTTTTTATTATTTCCTTCCTCTTTATATCAACGTTTAGCAGTTCGTCAACCTCAGGATTGCCGTAAATTACTGCTAGGGCTGTGTGGGAAGGATAAGTAAGCATTTGATTATAAATGTGAAAAGAGTCAGGGGTCGTGAAAACTATTTTCCTGTCAACTTTCCTGTCTTCCAATACGTTAAGCTTAACTTCCTTCCCTTTAGCTAGAGTTGCACTGAACTTGATTAAGGCCAACTTCTCTCCTCCTGCCCTGACTATTTTAATAAACTCGTCCTGGTACTCAACGTCTTTAAATAGAGAAGAAACGCTTCTGTATTGATCTTCCAAGAGTTCAAGGACTGGATATAAACCCACGGAGTGTTTAGAGAGTAACAAGGAGAAAGTCTTCCCGGAGCCGGTAGGAGTTTGTAGCACTACTTTCTCCTTCCCCTCTATAGAATCTTTTACCTCTTCCTGGAATTTCCTCAATTTGAAGCCGAGGTATTCGCTCGAACCTCCTTCCACAGTAACCTTATCAACGTTAATTGTTAAAAAATCCATGAATAATTAATGGTAGCCTTAGGTTAAAAAACGTTATTGTTATAAATATCTCATCAAATTCATCATTATATTTTGTTAAATCACTATTTAAATAAATGAGTAAAACTTTCATAACGTGGGATTGTTAAAAAATGATAATATTTTTAATAGGAGATAACGTCAATCTGATGTTGATCTTGAATGTGTTTCAAATAATTTTTAAATCATTGAACACACTCATAGAAGCTGATAGCAACTCTTATTCAGACAATATTCGCTCTAAAGGTCTATATTAAATTCTTGTTCTTTGTAATAATTCGCCCGGAATCCCGCCGATAGACCTCTTGTATTCTTTTGTAATAATTCGTCAGTCGCTCTAAAGGCTTAAATCCATAACGTCTTTCGTAGTTTAGGATTGACGACCTTCTTAAGCCCCGACACAAGTTTTGAAAAACTCCTTTACCTTCCTCAATAAACTCTTTGTCTATGATGACGTAATAGAGTATTTCTTCGTCCAATCGTAGTACTATAGCCCCAGTCCATTCCTTTCTATAAAATACGTTTCGAACGTTCTTCTTTCGTTAAATAATGAAAATTTAAAATATCAACCTTGCATTTCCTTCTACTCCTTGTTTTTACCATTTAACCGCATAATCTTATCCTAGCTGGCATTGCGTGACACTATTAGAAAGCCCGCAAATTTGCATATTCACACTTTCACCGTGATGACTTTCTAATCGTCATTAAACGTAATATTGTAAGACAAGATCACACGTGCACGAAGTTCATAAAATCTTTCTCTGAAGTCTCCAACGAGGTTTACTGCTTATACCTAGTGTTTTACACGTAACATCGTTTACATGGCATTCTTTTACGTCCTTTCCATCATCTAAAGTCATTTCTCCACTTTCAGTTCTTCCTTATTTCAACTTCGCTCTTTTCCACGCTTTTTTACGTGGTTTTAGCTTTCAGTTCTTCCTTATTTCAACAAGCTCTTCTAAGCAAAAGTGCCCGGCATCCAAGCCTTTCAGTTCTTCCTTATTTCAACCAACCGTGGGAATACGTCTATAAATTACTACTGCCTTTCAGTTCTTCCTTATTTCAACCGGCTTGAGACAAACTGGGCACCATGGAATTCCGCTTTCAGTTCTTCCTTATTTCAACCTTCTTTTCCTTCTGGATCACTACGTTCTCGTTATCTTTCAGTTCTTCCTTATTTCAACGTAAAGCTATCATCGGAAAAGATCATAAACACATACCTTTCAGTTCTTCCTTATTTCAACTCTCAAACGTATACACAAAGGGTTTCCCTACTGCCCTTTCAGTTCTTCCTTATTTCAACAGAGTAGTGACCTTCAAGTTGGAGGAATATCTACTCTTTCAGTTCTTCCTTATTTCAACACTGTTACCATGTGCAGTATTGTTGCACCAACCTGACTTTCAGTTCTTCCTTATTTCAACAAATCAAATAGTCCCAAGGTAAAATACTTGTAACCTTTCAGTTCTTCCTTATTTCAACAAGTTTCAAATTTTAAAGAATGCATTTCATTTTTCTTTCAGTTCTTCCTTATTTCAACGCCCCTGGAGATGAAGGTATCGCAATAGTTCTAACTTTCAGTTCTTCCTTATTTCAACCCTATGCCACACCCTTCCATGAACCCGCTCTTGTCTTTCAGTTCTTCCTTATTTCAACGTGCCGGTAACTGATGGGCTAGAGCCTGTGGTTACTTTCAGTTCTTCCTTATTTCAACTGGGAAAAATGATATATAAGCTTTTTTGTAATACTCTACTTTCAGTTCTTCCTTATTTCAACTTTAACGGATGTGCCGACAGTTAGAGACATATACGGCTTTCAGTTCTTCCTTATTTCAACGTAGTCTACAAGATGGATGATGATAACGAAATTATGCTTTCAGTTCTTCCTTATTTCAACCGGTATACAACACAAGTGTGTTGGCAAAGGCAGTGCTTTCAGTTCTTCCTTATTTCAACAATTGTCTGTGAACTTAGTTATTGCCCCAATTTGCTTTCAGTTCTTCCTTATTTCAACGTGTGTATCTTCTTACACATCCGCCTGTGCGAAAAGCTTTCAGTTCTTCCTTATTTCAACTTCCTCAAGTCTTGTTTGTGATGTTACGTAGTCTGCTTTCAGTTCTTCCTTATTTCAACCTGATGCATATAAGGAATACTTGATGCGCAATAACTTTCAGTTCTTCCTTATTTCAACGAGAGTCTTGTCGGGATCGACTTATTCGACTCAAACTTTCAGTTCTTCCTTATTTCAACAAGAGGAGTTGTTTATAGAAAATGGCTAAGGTATGGCTTTCAGTTCTTCCTTATTTCAACAGGAGGGTATGGTGAGATTTGTTGGTGTTACAAACTTTCAGTTCTTCCTTATTTCAACGACAATAATTTTGTTTTCATATTCTTTTGTTTTTTTCTTTCAGTTCTTCCTTATTTCAACGCCCTAGTTCTGTATTTGAACATGATAGAGAAAGACTTTCAGTTCTTCCTTATTTCAACTAAGCCTTGAAGAAGGAGGCCGTGGCTATGCGCACCTTTCAGTTCTTCCTTATTTCAACTTGTTTTAGAAGATCTTGGACATACGGATGTTGTCTTTCAGTTCTTCCTTATTTCAACAAGAAGTAATGGTCAGATTCGAAAAAGAGTTAATCTTTCAGTTCTTCCTTATTTC comes from the Acidianus infernus genome and includes:
- a CDS encoding PKD domain-containing protein, whose amino-acid sequence is MGKTYYCVKPNITGEITYPIKVEDVCGNVIDLVYSLKVNPDPVVIITPSRNATDVGIPISFNATVIGGTKPYIKVWYVNGTPVSNEDVLYYNFTSPGVYNVTLKVVDSVNFTAVNSVTIKVNDYPTLNVSYNLHYDFLVYASSVNLSSKVFGGTPPYTYTVYVNGREYYVGNNLSINVPIDAGKNNITVVVKDSLGLTKAETILVYGGFNWFLILVIITLIVVITIILMKRRR
- a CDS encoding thermopsin family protease; the protein is MALPPGEYKVLFINNVSKTCVTIQIYIGDGRPYPTGIADYGIQVVNGVVKPYVEKFDEVVAQIYSISAYNASLNNYGASQSSKLILCTAVKNIGYRTSSTS
- a CDS encoding AbrB/MazE/SpoVT family DNA-binding domain-containing protein, yielding MTLRVEVGKKGYIIIPKDIRDLLGIKEGDKLILSIRDGKIVLEPERNVDINEILKRLEGHYAKISSYAKSAKLGDLAHSSLEEEFDDFS
- a CDS encoding thermopsin family protease — encoded protein: MYGSQEYWLQNVINFMTNTSEYRFVDNIWNFTSCYSELNSSSIIGKGGVSWFIEGLGINDYYSYATEWFNMSYPLNVALFIRVSTVPQGVEVLFGYINSTSCVIYDNVTIKVPCVTSAYLLVSGYNTTGSGNAYDTEFVFGGEKCVTSFNSLNAIIYMFYVNGKDIFTPKTLFPFGIDTAEASNNLFTVPYNGAYKVEVGECNEVVLTNSGSPIVVKVNGSRARANC
- a CDS encoding DEAD/DEAH box helicase produces the protein MDFLTINVDKVTVEGGSSEYLGFKLRKFQEEVKDSIEGKEKVVLQTPTGSGKTFSLLLSKHSVGLYPVLELLEDQYRSVSSLFKDVEYQDEFIKIVRAGGEKLALIKFSATLAKGKEVKLNVLEDRKVDRKIVFTTPDSFHIYNQMLTYPSHTALAVIYGNPEVDELLNVDIKRKEIIKRLGLFLNLFKGDMIFVDEFHLYDNYQLSSLIITLKIIKRIHDHDFSLILSSATPSEEKIKKIEDGLKVEYGGNFHFKRINARKGNVLVRGRAKVRLIFVDSKGKTKLSRFVNAGDEIPDLIHKGLLDNVYNELKEKKQRGIIVVDKVSQALEIAKALHDRFGIRVVCKTSIKGEYCGEDDVFVVGSSAITQGVDYPNVSYGLIARFFSEAVIQAIGRVGRKMEECKIDLVLPKVGNGLKDGMTYEEFVEWIIKTYPSINEIDYGDQSFREFLLINSAIAVYERLTGHQMNMESWNKGIPYIGDISSLSLLYYFRFTGPQVKYKLGSISSEADLGTIMRNFSFEVENNIFELKGVGRSAVVANCDQKKLEGLANKIVSSTFLELLGCKFEDENGNPVSIGKQLFLVVRDEKLSDYIINTGRGIGVKNSDKYCLAFI
- a CDS encoding type II toxin-antitoxin system VapC family toxin; its protein translation is MIFLDANFLIYLNLGVKEVENFYIKILQEDRLALDPLVIDEVIYISKKKYNVNFNDTISFLDEIVLPNSLILPIRKEDYEKAKDIMLKYDLKPSDSFHVAVMLNNSISKIISEDKDFDRVKEIQRVWLR